From Punica granatum isolate Tunisia-2019 chromosome 1, ASM765513v2, whole genome shotgun sequence:
TTTTTAAGATGATGATCACAAGGGCGAATAGAGCGTCAATGAATTCCTTCCCTACTAACGCCTTGTCCATACGGGGAAAAGGGGACTCATGAAACATTTATCGGAGTTGCGACTAGTCCAGCCCGGACCACAGAGGCCGTTGCCATGCCTCTGCGAGGGACCATGTTAGCCACGGGTAGGCTTTTGCCACCCTTCTTCGTttgtaataatctgaaattgATCGTTTCTCTTTTCATGCAAAACATTTCAAAACTTTCCTTTTCAGTccaaaacaaattttttttttctgataatCTCAATATCAAGCCATAGGCGCCGCTTCTTGCCACATTGCagctaaaaatatataatatatattttctcatataaaaattaaatgtcaATAATCGATCTGTTGATGTATATGTTCCCCTAATAAATTTCTGAGGTCTATGTTTGAAGATTTGGGCAGTAGAGAAGATCTCTCAACTGGCCATATGTTCCATGTGGATCCCCTCAACTATTTGAGATCATTACCcataaaatcaataaaaataaaagatgggAATGTTATCCAAGTGCACGGACAAATCAAGGGAATAGCCATTAGAACCATCAAGGCATGTGCCACCACCAGGTCGAGGCCACGGGGTTTGTCATGTAATCAGAGACATCTTggaagcaaaataaataaatccacACGAATCCCAGTTGTGCAGCACTTGTTTCAACCGAAAAATACACCACAAcaagaaataattttcaacCCAAGACCACCTAGAAATCTGATTCTTAGACGGGTCTTCCACGCATCGATACGTGGATGAAGAAAAACCAGTAAAAATTCGGAGCGCGCGATGGGACTACTACCTAGAGTCTGTCTAAGTGGAGGAATCAGATGATCAGTCCTTCACGACATCGTGAGGGAGTACCGGTTAATCGTCTCTCAAGCAGCAAACAGTGCGGCAGGGGCCGTTACATGGAACCTCCGGGAAGTTCAATGCCCTGCCTCGGGGAATAAAGAACAGTCTGGTCGGTTGCTGATGGATAATGCTCGAGATGTccgaacaaagaaaaaaaaaaaaaaaaggcatgaCGGTTGATGAGATTATCTAAAGACAATACCGATCAACCACCTCACAGTTGTGCTCAAGATCATCAATTTCGTTGAtttgtaattataattatcaAGTTAGAGCTTTATGTATATACGTGGGTTCATCAGGGGAGGAGTTGTGCGTTTGGTTCCAGAAATATTTTCATGACTGCCACGGACATTTCAAATATATGTAATACAccaaaaggataaaaaaattaatattatattggacaataaaatttaattcgACTTAactttatttacttttctctaacaacacaattattatcttttttttaaatctttttctttaaattatcTCTCGTACTTTTCTTACAtaccattataattaatttttcaatactaaatttttcttaactattcaatatttttttcctcaatttcaatactttttttcttcaattcaacaatacagtcattacttttttatcttctttttcaaattatctCATGTACTTTTCCCAACTACTTTTATCTGTATTTCCTCAAaccaaactaaatcaaattaaatcagaCTTAATTCCATTCCCAAACAATATCTAAATATTTCTCGTTTGGTTCAAGGCGTGTATGTGCATACGTGGGACCATCCATAGGAGAACTGTGATCTGTTCttggtatatatatttagggACGTGGTTGGGGATTGCATCAGTGGTTCATGTTACATCATCAAGCAAAGGTGTCTCTGATTATTACCAATTAATGGACGATCGATATTTTCTCAGATATTTTTAACTCTCAACCAGGGCGTCCAAGCAGAAACCGACCAGACATGCGGTGAGCTTGTCATATAAGACGAGGAGGAACAGGTGGAAGGGAAGACGGAGCAAAAGATGATTGTGATGGCCAATTCTTTGGCTTCATTGGTCCCAGGAAAGAATGGTTTTTCATGGGCCAACAAACATCTCTTTTAGCTTTTGATTGGATCCCGCCTTGACTCACCGGCTTCAAACGGGATCGATTCCCTATCTAGTAGGATAACCCCACTAACGACCTTTGATTATCTGAGCCAATTAACACCTCAGAGATCAGAATAAGCCTACAATCACTGCGTGGAGGTCCTTTTCGCATGACCCCACCTCAGAAATGTGTCGCGCCAAATCATGTCAAACTTTGCAAATCTTCACTGCTAAGTGTCCAAATACCGGTGATTCTTGTGAAAAATCTCCGGCAGTAAGGACTAGAAGATGAGGGAATACAAGACCCAAGAGGCCATAGAACATGCTGACCTCTAGGATGAGGTGTGCTTGATTGAGAGCTGACCGTTTGATGGGTCAAAAGATACCTCCATCACCAGAGAAGAAGTTCTGTCTGGACTTCCCGATCCACGCTTCTCAACTACCTCGGGCTTCGGTAGAAGCTTCACCCCCTGTTTCCAGTATCTCTCCCCTGCACACAACAGACCATTGTAATTCGTTGCTAGTTAAGGCCACTGGTTTTGTGCCAAAACACCGTTTGGATAGttggcctgtttggtttcactactttaacttaattctacccacaacaaaacaaaataacttatacaaagtcaaagggtaagccccatttataccattctttttcaaaatcaaaatctaattttaaaatctcactttgaaaccaaacgcagcaagTAACTGTGATTACACAAGTGGCTGCAGTTTTATTCTATAAGGTGTCAAGAGACTCGAGACAAAGCGTAAGTTGTACCTGGTCCGGTCGATATCACGACGGAATCTTCCGCATCCATCACCCAATCTATCCAGAAAACAAACCCATGGCACGTTCCAGCTTCACTAAACTCAACCTGCACAAGAAATTATTGGCCATCAGATGTTTAAGTCTATACTGATACCTATGATTCCACTTCAGCTGTCAGCTCTAAATTATAAATGTCAAAGGGTCACCTTCTAGTAAGTCGTGCTCTATCATTTATTTTGAATACTGATATTGGAGCTGGAGTTATTTACTATGAGCTTCTAATTGCATAAATATCAACTAACACATAAATGAGAGTGAAGTGTTTAACTCACTGCAATATGAGGAAATCAGCTATAAACCTCACATGTTAATAGCGAATACGATGCAAGTGAAAGGTCACGAGATCCATTATCTAGGACTGACAACCATCACTGTTTGTCTGCGAACTGCAACTTATGTTTGTCCAAAAACTAGGGTGGAAGTTTGAAATGCACGCTGGGAAATCAAACTTGAAGACAGCCGGAAGCAACAACTCCTCAACAAGGAGTGTATTTATTAGAGGTTAATCACGAGATCAAAATCACGAAACAAAAATGTTCCCCCGGCATTAGGAAGGCCCTAACCTTAGTCTTCCCATAACATGGATGTATATCCCTTGAGAAATCAAATTCCATGACTCTAAGTGCCTTGCTGAGTTCCTGAAAGGACAATTTATTTGCTGAGAATAAGGTTCACATCAATTTTGGTCATATCTACTAGAACTTCTGTTGTAATACCTTAACCTCCCCACACTGCCAGACAAAAAAAGGGAGGCACGGGCtatcttctgccgcatcaccACAGGCTCCTAAAGTGGTATTTACAACAGAATGATCAAAACCTTCAATCTTATCTAAAGAACGGCGGCTGTTCCAAAGATCCTGCACAGGTTATTGACcactaattattaaaaaacaagaaaaaactCACGATCTCATCCAAAGAGGTATGTTAACACCAGCTTAATTATtttgacaaaaagaaaagagcaaaACTTACTGGGAGAGACATGGCACAAACTTTCAATATTCCCTTACAAGGCATTACCACGGCATCTTTGGAAAGTACAGAATTGAGCTGactcttttccttcctaagacATTCAATATCAAAACGTGGTAAATCAGCCATATCCTTTCAACTTATATAAAAGCACTAAGTACAAAGACTTCACGGTCTGGCAAATATTCCAATACGGATATTAGATTTGCATTATTTCTTTTGAACGGGGAACCAAGAAAAATGCtgttttgattttgatctGATAAAGTTCCGATAGGAAAATTTTCCAATAAGGGTATTAGGTACGCAGTATTTATTCTGAACAGAGACCGCTATCAAAACAACTTTGTGTTGATGATGGCATGATAAAATTCACTCCTTGAAAGCAATTTCCAAGTCTACAACCCGTATACTTCATCGCTTCCATGTTTGCCTCACTCATCAGAAAATGCAGGCCATTCAGAACTTCAAGAAATGGGAAGAATTATGACCTAAGGGTTGTTTCTTGGCAGAGAGAAGTgagaaaattattcaaatatatatgagTCTGTTGTATCTCTCTTGATCCCCCATGGGAATTGTGGAAGAGGGATTTTGCTTTGAGGGCTTTCTCTATCTTTCTGATCATTTTTTCACATGCTACGAAAGGAGATAATCAAGTACTTTGAGAAAGTAGCACCGAGAGATAAGAAACTGAAATCAAACTACACACCAAAAACGAAGGTTTTGCCATGGGAGCATGCCTTCATTTCCAAAATAAAATGGCTCTGCAATCAGTAGGTCCACCTGCAGGGCATAATGAACATGATTAATATtgtaatctatatattctttAACTGCATATTCAAGTCATATCGGAATATAGAATAGATCATAAATCAATCAGCTATGCAATGGTGAATGAAGACAAATAAGGACAGTACATTTCAAGGGAGAGTATATTGCAATTGACGACATTGTCCCTATAAGATCACTGCCTCCTGGTTCTGACATAGAGAAACATATTTGAGACCTGGCATAGACGCAGGAATTGATATTTACCTCTTTATCGTGAGTCTCATGCATAGTCAGGTTCAATGATCTCTTCTTAAGTACTTCCACACGATCCATTGTGAATCCATTTGCACCAGCAACAGCTTGCAAATAACTTGTACCTTCATCTCGCAGACCAGGAAAGAATGCCATTACATGTGATTCTTGTGAAAGATGAGCTACCAAAAGTGCCAAGAAAATGCTATCATCAGCCACAATGCATAAAGAGGGAACTCTTCTCTGCAACTGCACAAATTTGATTAGAATAATGATAAGCAACATTGTCAAAAACCAAGAAATTCTCAAGCAGTTAAACGACGTGATCAGACTTAAGCataacaaataaacaaaagagggggaaaaaaggaaCTACAGAGGAATCATACTGCATTCTGCATGGCTTTTAGCATGGAACGCCTCCATTCACAGTCTCCATAAATGGCCATTCTTTCTGGGGATAGTGTGATATGAACATCTCCCACGGTATACTTGCAATCAGCTTCAAGCTGATATGAAATGGTGGTTTCACTATGGATGGCGAGTATGGGAACATCTTTGTCCATGGACAAGGGCAACCCCCTTCCGGGGATGAACCAAACACACTGTTTCCAGTGGTCGCACCAACTTCTAGCATCTGATTAGACTCAGGACATCATAAGTATGAAAATGTAGATGACTCAAGAATTTCCTAATAGTGATCGTCTCCAAGTGAAAATGATGTATTAAAAATGCCATCTCTAGCAAGGAATGTATTACAACTCACTTGACTTATCCTGGGAAGAAACCCACCCAGGAGCAGTAGTGTAAAAGATTGAACCTTCACAGTCAAGCTGAAGTTCCCACCTAAATGCCGGAGTTCACAAGAAAATCCATCGATGATAAGAGAGAGGAAATGAATAGGTAAAGAACATGCACTCGCTTCAAAAATTACCATGAAACTAGAGCATGGGCTTGACCATCACAATTTGCCTTTACGCAGACTGCAGCTTCCCTGCAACTCTCTGGCCTTCTCCAGAAGTCAAATTCGAAAACTCTGAAGGGTTCCGAGAGCTGGATGAATTCTACATTGAGTGGTAATTTAAagaatttattttccaaaGAAACTAGTGATAACAGACATTGTTCTTACCAGCTTCATTTCTTTTGCAATTGCATCACAATGCATGGGATATTGTTGCCTTTTCACACTTACAATGGTATCCAACCCCGCTGGTACCAGATGGATGCCGTCCGAAGTTTCATTTTCATAACCATATAAGTTATGCAGCTTCTGCAGATATTTACATTCAACCAACTGCCAAATCCCAAAAGCAAAATTAAGAACTTCTCAGGGTCTTCTGGAAAGACCTTTTTTAGCCTTTTAACCATCCATTAGTAAAAGCCTCTTGACACGTGACAAGGATCACGGAATCATGATTCTACAGAAGACTGAAATTTTCCTGACTGTAACATGAaggatttttgaaattttgagtCGTTAGAAATATGC
This genomic window contains:
- the LOC116192449 gene encoding protein arginine N-methyltransferase 7 → MASSLVSKYFTSLLLSAGPHLRTAAARAAMSSQRVLQLKLDPLTGNSEWVVIDEEDDGDGAATQDFQKLLLATTSYLDMLNDSYRNRCFREAIDKAVTKPCHVLDIGAGTGLLSMMAARAMTLSDMPGPNSKGMVTACESYLPMVKLMRKVVHINGMGRKISIINKRSDEVRVGVDIDSRADVLVSEILDSELLGEGLIPTLQHAHDMLLVENPLSVPYKATVFGQLVECKYLQKLHNLYGYENETSDGIHLVPAGLDTIVSVKRQQYPMHCDAIAKEMKLLSEPFRVFEFDFWRRPESCREAAVCVKANCDGQAHALVSWWELQLDCEGSIFYTTAPGWVSSQDKSNARSWCDHWKQCVWFIPGRGLPLSMDKDVPILAIHSETTISYQLEADCKYTVGDVHITLSPERMAIYGDCEWRRSMLKAMQNALQRRVPSLCIVADDSIFLALLVAHLSQESHVMAFFPGLRDEGTSYLQAVAGANGFTMDRVEVLKKRSLNLTMHETHDKEVDLLIAEPFYFGNEGMLPWQNLRFWKEKSQLNSVLSKDAVVMPCKGILKVCAMSLPDLWNSRRSLDKIEGFDHSVVNTTLGACGDAAEDSPCLPFFVWQCGEVKELSKALRVMEFDFSRDIHPCYGKTKVEFSEAGTCHGFVFWIDWVMDAEDSVVISTGPGERYWKQGVKLLPKPEVVEKRGSGSPDRTSSLVMEVSFDPSNGQLSIKHTSS